From the genome of Amyelois transitella isolate CPQ chromosome 14, ilAmyTran1.1, whole genome shotgun sequence:
TTATATTGCaatgtgtaatttttatgAGTAATGTTTTGAATGGTCTACGGGGATGATCCTTCGACGAGGGATAATGTATGTTCAGTTGAATTGCCGAAACTAATCAGTGCtaacatttttgaaaaagGAACTGTACACTACTATATGTGCTAAgagaataattttgttataatgaaatgttataagttgtaacttattttacagaaaatgTGAGGAGCCCGAGACGCCAAGCCTGTTCAGCCGCAAGGTGTTCTTGTCGTCGGCCGTGATGAAGCCCCTGGTCGTGGGCTTCGCTCTGCTTTTCTTCCAGCAGTTCAGCGGAATCGATGCTGTCATATTTTTCACGGTCGAGATATTCGAAAGTGCAGGTAAGCTATGTTCTATACGctcaaaatattgataattaaataaaggtaaCATAAGGTTAGATAGGAACTTTCTTAAGGTTAGATAAGAGCTTTCGGGAAAAttctaaatacttatttagaaaGTATTTAGAATTTTCCCGAAAgctcgttgatgtcttttttaATACGAGTACAAGAAAGCTACGCCACGGAACTTTCGTTTACACATTTTCTTTAAAGACATTAatgacatttaatttataaacctaAGACATAAGTGACTATCAATTTATAAAGCttctattaatatttacttacaatgtaaattattacaaaccTTATTTAAATACGTTTTTGAAAATTCAAAACGGCTGTATAATAACGcaataactaaaaaattaacaaaaaatatgacttcaGGGAGCAGACTGGACGCTATGACAGCCACCATTATCATTGGATTAGTGCAGTTACTTAGTAACGGAGTCAGCACTATGCTGGTGGACCGCGCGGGTCGACGACCTCTGCTGCTGCTATCTGCCGCCGTCATGTGCCTTTCCATGGCTTCCATGGGAGCCGCCTTCTACTTCGAGTTTGAAAAGGAGTCTTGGATAGGGTAAGTTTCAATTAATCTCTCAATTTTGCTTACAAACATCTAATGTCTCCATTATCAACTAATGTATATGTAGCGTGGGTTCCGCCTACTTCTTCTAGATTGAGAAAAAGTCTTggataaggtataattatcaattttgttaattcttCTTTTGTCTTGCTCGTACGGACAAGGAAACCATAACGATCTTGTATCATGAGCCAGGCGAGGTTTCTCTTCGGAATTGAGTCACAGTGCCCAGACGGGAGTCATTTATTGCCTGACTAATCTTATTTCATTAGGGTCTAAGGTGGACCCCGATGAAATATGGAACGACGCAACTAAGACAAATGCGGGTGGGACGATGATAGTTTTTCAGGTAAATTCAGTATGGTTCATAGCTTCGGATCCTACCAACAATgcataattacaaaattacattaaaattaagttttctttAAAGTTGCTAATTATCTTCTATCATACTtcatgcaaataaatataaaaaataataaaacgggttgaaaaagaagaaataaaagaatgttTTGTTAAAGCAATACtgagattaataaaaataaaacatgtaaataacatttccttaacaataatataaagcaCCATCTTTCTATTTGCAGATACATGCCGATAGTAAGCCTGATGGTATTCATGATGGGATTCTCTCTGGGCTTCGGCGGCCTGCCGTTCCTCCTCCTCGGCGAATTGTTCCCGACCCAGTACCGCTCACAACTGTCAGCCATGGCCAGCGCCGTCAACCTGATCTCCATGTTCACCGTCATTAAGACTTATCATTCTCTtgatgtatgtaagttttatttattcttgaatACATAGTCATGGTTTTCCAtggaatgtggatgaagtatgcagtgatcaTGGCAAGCGGAAAGATGCATTCTCttcctacctctccgggaaaaaaccgaggttatatgtatgtcatgattttgattatttacatacatatgtacatacataaaatcgccAAGGTGAAgaaaattccatcataaacgTGTcatctaaatttttattgtctaCATTTTAGATTTTGaacttttgaattaaaatttgaacctTCGATAGGTGTCTAAGGGAAAACTCACTTTCAACGATAACCCTGATCCATCTTGCGTCAAGATTCTCTCTTGATAGGCTATTTATAGCAGTTTACaactattactttttttacttcGGCCGATACACGTTCCATCTTAGCCTAGATAAATCTTTGAAATGTCCATCTATGATTACAGGTATCAGtctattaacaataaataaatcctatACAGGTACTGCTAACATCCGCTGGAACATTCTGGATGTACTCTTGTTTCTGCGCATTAGCCTTCGTGTTCGTGCTGACCATGGTGCCGGAGACCAAGGGCAAGTCGCTCGCTGAGATCGAGGAGCATTTCCGAGGGAAAAAGGCGAAGAAAGCGGTCCCACTGCAGACCATTTCTGCTACTTGTTAGAATCCAAATTATACTCCATTGTTATCTATAAAGTCTGTCTGTTATGCTTTCACATCGATTTTAAGGAAAAGTTGTGAGAattgcatatttttataaaatttccgATCCGAGAGACAGAATTTTATTACCCGAGGTTAATTAAGCTAATTGATTTTTGAAATTCCAACGGGAATATAAATTGCACGTGGGCGGAGCTACGTGCATAAGTTATGTTaagtaatactttttttatattgaaggATATGAGATCTCTTAAGTAATTaggagaataaataaaataacgtcgacactatattattaaagtaGTAAACGTGATTGAAAGGAATTGTAGAATTGTAGATTACCTACACCTTATTTAGAATGAACTTGTATAATGAATAATTCGTgtcacatttaaatataatttatgagtagatttaataatgttattaaggtatagtttattttttactttaatatacATGCAAAACCTAAATTGAGATATTACTAATTTATGATTtcttatcaatataatataaaaatgcaaggaacatttttgttacaaaagtCGATTGACAACTTTAGGAGAATCGGAATTCAgatgtatatatttagatcAGTCTACTTACTTCTACACTACTATAgcatatctataaataaatactgtatctataaataaaactgacgAAAGCACATTTATTTGTGGCTAAATTTACTAAACATAATTATGCATATATGCATACACTAAGGTTCCTTTGAATTTAttcttgaaattaaaataatgaactcaatttttataaactgtGTCCTTAAAGATTGAAGAAATAGTTGATGAGCACAATAAGAATAATGTAggtaggatttttttttataattttaatactacCTAAACTAGAGAccgcccgcggctccgcctgCATAAACCTAAAAATTCCTTCAACTTCCATTCCCGCaggaattttcaaaaaacattTCTTAGCGGACGTCCTCTAGTCACAAAATACCTTTCTGCGAAATTTCATGTCTATCGACCTAGTAGTTTTCGTGATAACGTGAAGAGTGAGCACGCGAGTGAGTTTTTTCGcttttatgtatatacgagtagattaaaattatgtttgtcaCAACGCAGAATGTATTAAACTTAGTAGGTCTAGAATATGTTGCCATATTAGTATTAGAATGTAAATGAATGTAATTTGATTCTGTACaggtaatataaattaaaatctgacTTATCTAGGTGCCTCTTTGATGGATCAGGTGATCCTCTTAACAATTTAtcttgatattattatatattaaggaATCAGCTGTTATTTCAATTAactataaagataaattttgaATCTTTGATTGGGTATTTGTTATGCgaacttttttcattattgGCATGGTATCCCTCCTATCGGGGATCTAAGAATGTTTTACTCAGTTTATagacatgttttttaaaattataaggtGATTCATCGTATAGttctttgatttaaatttgtatcaaattatattgttGACGATACATTAAACTTCAGGCTTACCTGCCTGCAAAATTGTCATCAATAAATGACTAAGAAAGGCCTATTCGACCCGTATCccgtattttatatttaagtaataccTATTTGATATTCAGTTTAGTGATactagatttaaataaaagtagtatataaatcaaaaattgtTCCTAACTAatcgttttgttattttgttctgTTTAATCTGTTTATGaggtagaaaataaaaataatgttgtcaATTCCCTATTTTGCCTTCCTTGACTTTAATAGACCTTTAAGATAATAGAACGGCTAAGGATGGTGATGATGGTGGTTTCCTGCATGCCttgtcattataaaattgcaaTATGTTTCCTTCCCGTATTGTCACAAGTTCAACgtataaatcattaatttacataaatggACGATTTACGGGTTTTAAGATTCCGCGTAATCAAtcccttatatattttaagtgtGATGGATGAAAATTACTGTCTATAGTATCCTTACGTTAATACATTTTCAAAGGAAAGACTAAAGTAAGCATTCTACTTTAATGCTTGCAtcttgtcactatctgaatgtcaacctttcagtattttcgaggcTTTCTCTTCTTCGTAAGTGATGAAAACGTATCATCTATGTATACGATACGATTTTTTCGCACTAGCTTTATTTTAGCTATTTGAACAGTTCATAGGacaacacaaacaaaatagGGAAGCTTATGTCCTAATGCAATATTTATGATTGAGAATCGGACCCCAGAGTGCTAAAACTAATGCACCGCGAGCGATCACGACGCGTCATTTCGTCACTCGACTCGCTGCCTCACGACCGCTAACTAGTGAGGACGACACAGATCACGCCATCGACAGCTCTCATGCTTTGCACACAATCCcgttttacaatttattttgtttataacatgCTGATCTACTAACGAAGGAGAACTAGTTCGGGCTACTGTAATAATGGCACGTAGCCTATGCCACATTGGATATATGACAACTGCAGGCGCCCAAcgcaaattaatataattaattgttcatacatacatttagtcacgtcttaATTTATCCTTATAATTTCTTTAGCGATagagtcttttaagactgtaactgctgtatggtttaatgatgaaattgaggtgatagtgacaggttgctagcctatcgcttaaaagaagaatcccaagcttaatACTTTTTGTTTCGTTTCCCTATGATAATAGCACACCTACATTATTTCAAAGCACAGCATACATATGCTTCAGTAGAAACAATCATAGGAAATGCCTATAAATTGAGATAATTTTATTCGATTCGCAAGCAACTTGTAACTCAACAACaagtgaatctcaattcaggTGAATGTGTGTGACCTGAGTGGCTTTACGATACTCTAAGCAAAACAGAAACTAAAAAGATTTAGTAAGTCTACGTAAGAGGTAAGAACATGATAATGTATGAATTAAGAGAAATATTGACTGGTTGACGAGTAGTTACGGGGTCTGACTAGAGCAGACCCAAACCACCGTTCAAACTAGCCGATACCTGTGCACTAAGCCCTCTCGAGAACTGAGCCGATTCCCAAAGCAAATATATTACTATCATACCAGCTTACCTACCGCTTTTTAGCTATGGGTAGGTATACTTCATTTGTTTCGTACAAACCTATGACAAAAGATTGAACTTAGGTTATAAGATTGGACTTAAGAACTAAGGTAATTAGGCAACCTAGTTGATCATGGATCCTACATTCTTTTCTGTTATACCAGCACTTATATACACTGTATCCCAGAACACAAgctttgattttaattaaggATTTAcgtactaatttatttatttaaaacttaattgtacaaaaaatttacaataggcggacttaatgccgtttggcattctctaccagtctaccagctgaccaaatagaaaaactttaagtataTATGCGATTTGTCCGTGTATATGGTAGctccaaataaattatacttatggCATATCATGTCTGAAGATTGACAAAGGGTTTTAGGAATGAGCCTAACTGTGATGGGTTCAATTATTATGTTCTAAGTTCATAGCACATTcttcacaataaataaacggcAACAACTGTAAATAAGCTGGGCTTTTACTTGTCTCTTACGATATACCTATACACGATAAGTTATATAGTGTAATTATTTTCTACTCTACCAGTAATAACACGACTGAAATGGCGtagttatatgtatagtaACTTATATGGCATCAACGCTAGGTCTCTGcctttatcaatttaaaataactttcattTGGCTTAGTGGGTAAgctaaatgaaaatattgctTACCTATTAGTTCCCCTTCCTTTAGGATgcgataataaatacatttagtaCGTATGTACGTAATTTAGTACTTCTTTGTAGTTAATAGTTCAATAAAAAGCTAATCAGATACTACACATTATCAAACCCTAAAAAGTATCTTACAGCTCCTGTTCATATGTGATAAGTTTCACACGTAACTTATATTAATTCCTAGTATTGGCTCAGGTCAGAAATATTGTGATATCGTGCGATGGCGTAAGGACGCAAAATAGATTGGTACAGAAGTCAATCTCTATGTTTGTACGTACTTCACTTTTCATGCCAGCGTTTGGCGGAGACCTTAGAAGACAAAGCCAACGGTCTCAAAGTAAGTACGTACAAGTACGGCGAGGAATTTCAGCAACCATAATTGTAAACTTGGGTGtcggataaaaaaaatttttcttcaCGAGGTTTCATATAGCAAGGCGCCAATTACTAAAGTGTTTCGCATCTTGCTTGAGTTCTGTTCATATCTGATTTGTGGCAAGGATCCCTTGTCCCATCTCGAGTCATTCACTCGGCAGAAGCACGAAATTAAAAGCAATAGGCACGACACGCGTGCGCCTCTTGCGTTACTATTGATATCACGACCACTCTGCCTCACCTATATAAACCCGGCTTATTCAAATTTAGAGTATTCAAAAGGTAAAACTTAATACGGGCACAACGTCCTTAAATTATATggttatttaaaagttaatacgTTTTATGAACGTACTACTACAATGCTTTTCGTAAGTTTAGTttgatatatacctataagatatatacatatggattatttcagttttatgattttatttaaaaaatagtccATGGttaaggcaaacagctgaacatggcctttcagtcttttgatgattgttggctctgtttaccccgcggggaatatagacgtgattatatattatgttatgttaagtCCATGGAGATGCACATGCCTAAAAGtaaatgtcttttttttgAAATCCACACGGACCATGGGTTCAATCCTATTACAAGTTTGACAAATACCGTGCTTAAAATGCCTTGTTTGGTAAATAATGGTCAGATTTCGCACTAGGGtagagaatatttttttttatagtttctctatattttgaaataaatattctttcaaaacaaattatatcattTCAGCACATTCTTTGGGTCGGCGCTTTAGCTTGGACAGCGTGCAAGTGTGAGCCACCAGTTAACAGCTATCTACCTCCATCATCTAGCAGCAATGGCAGTCCTTCTTCACAATACGGCCCACCAGATGTCGGTAACAACGGCCGATCAGGAGCTCGAGGCGGTTCTGGAATAGGTGGAAATCAAAACCAATTACAGGACTCTTACTTCCCACCTGGAGACACTGGTAACACCAGGCCCGACACTCAGTATGGCCCGCCAACGGCTCAAGGTGCTGGTCGAGGATCGCCAGGTTCGCAATTCGGACCTTCTCAAAATGGCAGGCAGGGAAATAGTAATAGACCTAGTGCACAATATGGTGCACCAAATCAAGGACAAAGAACAACAGACCAGCCTGATCGATCTTCACAGCTGAACACACCTAATGGGAGAGGCCGCCCACAGAATACTTATAGTTCGCCAAACGAACAAGGATTTAATGGCTCGCCCAGTGCAGGAGGCAATGATTTTGATTCTAGTGGATCTGGATTTGGGCAACGACCGGATAGTTCTTATGGCCCTCCTCCCAGTGGTGACTTTTCATCTGCTAATCGGGGTCAATCAGGACCTCGGGGATCGCCTGGATCTTCTTACTCTGCTCCTCTGATTAGTGGGGGAGCTAATTCATTTGACGGTGGACAATCAGGTGCTTTGCCGTCAGAATCTTACGGCGCGCCAGGTTTCGGCGGTGGATCTGGAAATCGAGGTGCTGGCGGTCGAGGGAATAATTTCGGAGGCGATGAATCTGACgtaattacgtttttttttattattatatttataatagctcGCATTTTTGCTGGAATGTAGAATTTCTAAGTGCCTTATCCATCACACATGACTGAATTATGCCTAAGAAAGCTTTAATTAactgttatttaatattttaaaacaaggCTCATCGCGTAATTTTTAACggtttacatatttattaaaaagctgTCATAAAGTGAAGTCTTATTACATTGAAAACCTAGATCAGCTAGTTAGATCTAGGTATCTATGATATTGGAAAAGTTAAATTGGGATGGGATTGCTTTTATTTAGGCCTGGTACGGGCTAGAAATATTGTTGTAACaggagttttattttataaaacttaactagttgaatttcaatcaataattatagagaaaaaaataccttaGAATTTTTGATTGCGATAGATTtcaatgatgaataaataCAGAAATTTTTACCTCAAAAGGCTAAGTAGTATTTCAGGACTTTAAATAGATTCCATAatacgtaatattttaattttgattgttgCTAATAGGATTCATCTCAATAAGTCTGTACAGTACAGTCTCTTCGGCgtttttaagaatttacaaacataaataaaaatgtatccaAGAGCGCATACTTTATTAACGCCAATGTCTTTTCAGGAACCAGCTAAATACGAGTTTAGTTACGAAGTCGAGGACGCGCAGTCAGGTACTAAATTTGGTCATTCAGAACAACGTGACGGGGACACAGCCACGGGGGAGTATAACGTAGAGCTGCCCGATGGCAGGACGCAGGTGGTCGAGTACGAGGCCGGTCTGCAGGGATACAAGCCTCAGATACGATACGAGGGTTTGTTTAGATTAAACAACGAAgcttatacttaaataaacagTTTCACCTCAGGGACGCTGTTAAAGGTGGACATCTTCCTCGTTCAAGATTGTGAATAGGTGACCGGTTCAAAGCTTTGcttcaaacaaaattttttgacTGTTACTTTTAGTGAAGAAATTGGAATTCTAAGTCTTAGTTCGATGTAAAACAGTGACTGATTGCGGTTGCTCAGAATTATGATCcttgtttgttattattaagtggGATGTCCAATTTGATGttcatcaaaattatataaatctaCAATAACTTATGCGTAAAAGAGTAAAATATGTTGACTATAAGaaaaaatcacgcttctttcctgGAGGCAgtcactacatctttccacttgccccggtccctgcatacttccctcGCTTCAAgtacactttttttatttgtaatatttattaaaaaactttgtGTTAATTTTAGGTGGGCGCAGCGGTTCAGAAAATAGTTTTGGTTCTGGTAATAATCATAGACATTATACCTTTACTTAGTTTAAcgaataaaatgataaaatttttgaataagttttcatatttgttttggtttattttagAGAATTGTAACTTTGTTTCCCGGGTTTCAAAACATTCAACTGTTATGTTTTGagagaaattttattaaaacacgaAAACATGACTcatgttaaataaatcatcatGGCCATCTCCGAGATGGTCCCATCGAGTTCATCTTATAAATGACGTTCGTCTGCGCGTACGACACCAACTTGTCTTTTGATTTTAGTATGTTCGCCTTTTGTTGCCTAATACGAATTTTACAAAGATATGGAGAAGTTAGtggattattatattaaattttaggagcagcttaataaataaaacctaatattttttaatttaaattttaggcAATAGTCGAGCTGCTCAAGGCAGTAGCGGCTATCCCCAAGGTGGTCCAGGAACCAACGGCAATGAGCTGGGTAATCCCCAAGGATTTGACCAGGGCGCCGGTGCCCGCCGAGGACAATCGGAAGATTTAACTCAGGGAGGGTTTGGATCCAACGGTCA
Proteins encoded in this window:
- the LOC106132433 gene encoding facilitated trehalose transporter Tret1 isoform X1; amino-acid sequence: MIKISPAFFKQLWLTLGASLSFLIIGLVRGYSSSALPSIESIDPTLIQNGQQKSWIGAIPPLGAFVGSMMAGPLMQKAGRRRTLQMSAPLCLAGWLILAFAKLFPLILLGRIITGLFVGLVLAPAQVYVSECCDPEIRGRLGSLPTLSMSLGILLSYVAGNWLQWRHLGFFSAAFCVVLFLFLLPLPESPVWLEASGGDASASVRWLHLSPRATATVKDDPEEKCEEPETPSLFSRKVFLSSAVMKPLVVGFALLFFQQFSGIDAVIFFTVEIFESAGSRLDAMTATIIIGLVQLLSNGVSTMLVDRAGRRPLLLLSAAVMCLSMASMGAAFYFEFEKESWIGYMPIVSLMVFMMGFSLGFGGLPFLLLGELFPTQYRSQLSAMASAVNLISMFTVIKTYHSLDVLLTSAGTFWMYSCFCALAFVFVLTMVPETKGKSLAEIEEHFRGKKAKKAVPLQTISATC
- the LOC106132433 gene encoding facilitated trehalose transporter Tret1 isoform X2, whose protein sequence is MMAGPLMQKAGRRRTLQMSAPLCLAGWLILAFAKLFPLILLGRIITGLFVGLVLAPAQVYVSECCDPEIRGRLGSLPTLSMSLGILLSYVAGNWLQWRHLGFFSAAFCVVLFLFLLPLPESPVWLEASGGDASASVRWLHLSPRATATVKDDPEEKCEEPETPSLFSRKVFLSSAVMKPLVVGFALLFFQQFSGIDAVIFFTVEIFESAGSRLDAMTATIIIGLVQLLSNGVSTMLVDRAGRRPLLLLSAAVMCLSMASMGAAFYFEFEKESWIGYMPIVSLMVFMMGFSLGFGGLPFLLLGELFPTQYRSQLSAMASAVNLISMFTVIKTYHSLDVLLTSAGTFWMYSCFCALAFVFVLTMVPETKGKSLAEIEEHFRGKKAKKAVPLQTISATC
- the LOC106132266 gene encoding pro-resilin — encoded protein: SKQIISFQHILWVGALAWTACKCEPPVNSYLPPSSSSNGSPSSQYGPPDVGNNGRSGARGGSGIGGNQNQLQDSYFPPGDTGNTRPDTQYGPPTAQGAGRGSPGSQFGPSQNGRQGNSNRPSAQYGAPNQGQRTTDQPDRSSQLNTPNGRGRPQNTYSSPNEQGFNGSPSAGGNDFDSSGSGFGQRPDSSYGPPPSGDFSSANRGQSGPRGSPGSSYSAPLISGGANSFDGGQSGALPSESYGAPGFGGGSGNRGAGGRGNNFGGDESDEPAKYEFSYEVEDAQSGTKFGHSEQRDGDTATGEYNVELPDGRTQVVEYEAGLQGYKPQIRYEGNSRAAQGSSGYPQGGPGTNGNELGNPQGFDQGAGARRGQSEDLTQGGFGSNGQDFEGYPSGRPEKNGGNRQQPGGGYPQGGSGQGGFGGQANFPSGSSNNGLESLNGGSQDRGYPGSNGNGNGYPRGGPQRNNANVQGNRGFSNGDDSGEGQGYPPAGRPQNGGRGRQGNGRGQGGSLGNDGYPSGGPNGPRGSGY